The Sediminispirochaeta smaragdinae DSM 11293 genome has a segment encoding these proteins:
- the dxr gene encoding 1-deoxy-D-xylulose-5-phosphate reductoisomerase: MHTKKVMLLGATGSIGSATLDILRSHPDLYTLVAASAHSSEAALEAVVREFGPKAATLSGPVRNLDLSESFPTLRFYQGREGLFKMIEEVDADIVVNGIAGAAGLEPSWRAIRSGKDLALANKETIVTSGPLIRHEAKKLQRKILPVDSEHSAIFHLLEHQKPEFVEELVITASGGPFLHRPLKTFSSIRPEEALKHPTWNMGGKITIDSATMANKGLEFIEAHYLFDVDPDHIKVVIHPQSMVHSLIRTTDGSLFAQISRPDMRIPIQNALSYPQLISCPFGRLELAGTSFSFHEPQEKRYPLLFIAIDALKAGGAYPIAYNAADELAVQAFVEHQIGYCAISEVVRQLLERDWSSSPVSLEEVLETDQQARTITREILKDFGGR; the protein is encoded by the coding sequence ATGCACACAAAAAAGGTTATGCTACTCGGAGCCACTGGATCGATTGGTTCCGCAACGCTCGATATTCTCCGATCACATCCCGATCTTTATACCCTTGTCGCTGCTTCCGCACATAGTTCCGAGGCAGCTCTCGAGGCCGTGGTTCGTGAGTTCGGCCCGAAGGCAGCTACGCTTTCAGGCCCCGTTCGGAACCTCGACCTCTCCGAAAGCTTTCCAACCCTTCGTTTCTATCAAGGACGCGAAGGATTGTTCAAGATGATAGAAGAAGTCGATGCCGACATCGTGGTAAACGGAATTGCCGGGGCGGCGGGGCTCGAACCCTCCTGGCGTGCAATACGATCGGGAAAGGATCTTGCCCTTGCAAATAAGGAAACCATCGTCACCTCAGGTCCTTTGATCAGGCACGAGGCAAAGAAATTGCAGAGAAAAATCCTACCCGTCGATTCCGAGCATTCGGCCATCTTTCACCTCCTTGAGCACCAGAAGCCGGAATTTGTCGAGGAACTCGTTATCACAGCGAGTGGAGGGCCTTTCCTCCATCGTCCCCTGAAAACTTTTTCCTCCATACGTCCCGAGGAGGCCCTCAAACACCCCACATGGAACATGGGTGGGAAAATCACCATCGACTCGGCAACCATGGCAAACAAGGGCCTTGAGTTTATAGAGGCTCACTACCTTTTCGACGTGGATCCCGATCATATCAAGGTGGTCATCCATCCACAAAGCATGGTTCATTCATTGATACGGACCACAGACGGTTCGCTGTTCGCTCAAATCAGTAGGCCGGACATGCGTATTCCAATTCAGAATGCACTCTCCTATCCCCAACTTATTTCTTGCCCATTCGGCAGGCTTGAGTTGGCAGGGACCAGTTTTTCGTTTCATGAGCCGCAAGAAAAGCGATATCCGTTGCTTTTCATCGCCATAGATGCGCTAAAGGCAGGAGGAGCTTATCCCATTGCATACAACGCGGCCGATGAACTTGCGGTGCAGGCCTTTGTAGAACATCAGATAGGCTATTGTGCAATCAGCGAGGTGGTACGACAGCTGCTCGAAAGGGATTGGAGCAGTAGCCCGGTATCTCTCGAGGAGGTTCTCGAAACGGACCAGCAGGCGAGAACTATTACCAGAGAGATTCTGAAAGATTTCGGAGGAAGATAA
- the rseP gene encoding RIP metalloprotease RseP has product MGILLGLFGLGIVVFVHELGHFLAAKAVGVEVEAFSIGWGRPLVGKKIGKTEYRIGIFPIGGYCKMKGEEPFKKALEEKADRIPTEKGSLFSVSPLRRIITYAAGPLANLLFAMIVLSILWYAGFTIHTFNNKVIMLSDYPAFFHKGETPAERAGLQTGDLIVAIGGRPVTNYSELQEAVAPLAGEKTSVTVLREGIEKSMPITPELDKASGIGMIGVSAWIDPVVSDVAPESSASLAGLREGDTITAIDGQPVRHTLDLLNVLETSPGKVTLSFIRDGQDTTTVLIPSYDESGNAHLGLAFSGITVHSPNYSPIGAIKKGSGEAISTFFLTIKGLKSLFSGVRVRDAVSGPVRITYLVGEVAGRGFSEGFATGITTLFRFLSFISIALCFGNLLPIPALDGGLILITAVEFFKGIHVSPRAYYRYQSIGFVIILMILIFATFGDITFLMKE; this is encoded by the coding sequence ATGGGTATACTACTAGGTCTCTTCGGCCTTGGTATCGTAGTGTTTGTCCACGAGCTAGGCCATTTTCTTGCGGCCAAAGCAGTTGGAGTCGAGGTGGAGGCATTTTCCATAGGCTGGGGACGCCCCTTAGTCGGAAAGAAAATAGGCAAAACAGAATACCGAATCGGTATCTTTCCGATCGGTGGTTATTGCAAGATGAAGGGAGAAGAGCCTTTCAAAAAAGCTCTTGAAGAGAAGGCAGATCGGATACCTACGGAAAAGGGTTCGCTCTTTTCCGTATCCCCGCTGCGGCGTATCATAACCTATGCAGCAGGCCCCTTGGCCAATCTCCTTTTTGCTATGATCGTTCTCTCAATTCTTTGGTATGCGGGATTTACGATCCATACCTTCAATAACAAAGTCATCATGCTTTCCGACTACCCCGCCTTCTTTCACAAGGGAGAAACGCCAGCGGAAAGGGCTGGGCTTCAAACCGGAGACCTTATTGTCGCAATTGGAGGAAGACCTGTTACCAACTACTCAGAACTACAGGAAGCGGTTGCTCCCCTTGCAGGAGAAAAAACCTCCGTCACCGTTTTGCGAGAAGGTATCGAAAAGAGTATGCCGATCACCCCGGAGCTGGATAAGGCAAGCGGAATCGGTATGATCGGAGTTTCGGCTTGGATCGATCCCGTTGTGTCGGATGTTGCTCCGGAATCGAGTGCCTCTCTTGCAGGTCTGAGAGAGGGCGACACCATTACGGCCATCGACGGACAGCCGGTCCGCCATACCCTTGATCTGCTCAACGTTCTTGAAACCTCTCCCGGAAAAGTCACGCTCTCCTTTATTCGTGACGGACAGGATACAACAACCGTTCTTATCCCGTCCTACGACGAAAGCGGAAACGCCCACCTCGGCCTCGCCTTCTCCGGAATCACCGTACACTCTCCGAATTACTCTCCCATAGGGGCCATAAAAAAGGGATCGGGAGAGGCTATCTCAACCTTCTTTCTCACTATCAAAGGACTTAAGAGTCTTTTTTCCGGAGTACGGGTCAGAGATGCCGTATCGGGCCCGGTACGTATCACCTATCTTGTGGGTGAGGTCGCGGGCAGAGGTTTCAGCGAGGGCTTTGCCACGGGAATCACCACCCTATTCCGCTTTCTGAGTTTCATCAGTATCGCGCTCTGTTTTGGAAACCTTCTACCCATTCCAGCCCTTGATGGAGGCCTTATTCTCATCACTGCCGTTGAATTTTTCAAGGGAATTCATGTTTCTCCTCGCGCCTACTACAGGTATCAATCGATCGGTTTCGTGATTATCCTTATGATCCTGATTTTTGCAACGTTTGGTGATATCACCTTTTTGATGAAGGAGTAA
- a CDS encoding CpXC domain-containing protein has product MKRSLTCHCEHMFEADIPDSYDISRTSDIEESILNGSFLSIRCPKCGTLLKPEFPVRIIGFSASRCGYTDIQFVPELERDAYLLGKRSYSGGRIAIGMAELMEKVALYKAKLDDRAVEVLKYLLLEKMEATDGVRIFFSQTEKGTIEFHIHGLRSDKIGISKIPWALYQKVEADIPKRLKEDPFREILEPPYVSVTKISMEVAS; this is encoded by the coding sequence ATGAAACGTTCATTGACTTGTCACTGTGAGCATATGTTTGAAGCCGATATTCCGGATAGCTACGATATTTCTAGAACCAGCGATATCGAAGAGAGCATTCTAAACGGCAGTTTTTTGTCGATCCGATGCCCCAAGTGCGGAACGCTCTTAAAGCCCGAGTTTCCCGTCAGAATCATCGGTTTTTCCGCCAGCCGGTGCGGCTACACCGACATTCAGTTCGTTCCGGAGCTTGAACGTGATGCCTATCTATTGGGAAAGCGATCGTACTCGGGTGGCCGTATTGCCATCGGTATGGCAGAACTCATGGAAAAAGTTGCCTTGTACAAGGCGAAACTTGACGATCGTGCCGTTGAAGTCCTGAAATATCTCCTTTTGGAGAAGATGGAAGCAACTGACGGTGTACGTATCTTTTTTTCCCAAACGGAAAAGGGAACGATCGAATTCCATATCCATGGCTTGAGAAGCGATAAAATCGGTATAAGCAAGATTCCCTGGGCCTTGTACCAAAAAGTCGAGGCCGATATTCCCAAGAGGTTGAAAGAGGACCCCTTTCGTGAAATACTAGAACCGCCATATGTGTCAGTAACGAAAATCAGCATGGAGGTGGCATCGTGA
- a CDS encoding WD40 repeat domain-containing protein: protein MIRRISPFLFLTLVLILGSILQLPAEVTVRSSHTASISSMERRMDDNLLATASEDGSVKIWNTREGFLVSSIQASHLAIPKLAIHPKLPRVALVTTDGINTFRVELWDWETKEQIFSKKIEEIPLFIAFSPSGSLLIYAETDWQSLIFLNAEKGFEEHKIKEGFGIVSAVFITASEKTLLAYTPSGTLRYFDLSTGEAKANPIRTKSGLNQVQFTDDGLFLFGIEGNTLYAVSLVNGSIVSKQDIKGLLSISYDPDSSNIAVLSQQATETELSIFSIIRDSGSLRFEKRNLPIKTGRYIPHIISFRDEMLFSGDNEGEILLHQLYSGETVVFARPRIAAIADFDFSERGMLLSLKSGEMVLIESDLFSTNGNQASFFRTKSFNAPYNTAAGAVVLKDGSFLVFPTASAPAPLFRLDPSLGTFTRIGEVQNPVVEAGNADQEGNIILVEASGTVSILSPSGRKNLSQSSFGIRSAAKVSDTNIIAGRSNTGTLSSSLLKIDMQTGETVPVTNRDILVFRTTYNDITKSLYTLGYEERRGQLRTVLKSHGGHAFERESTLLTYPGEDPDASFVADPNGTDLYTSLGYSGVLLLKWDGFTSLERIEHIPRRLALHKNLLFSLNRDYSISMWSKNDGRALLTFYLFDDSNWAAVYEDGATFSSPEAKKLLHTK, encoded by the coding sequence GTGATCCGCAGAATATCCCCTTTTCTTTTCCTCACTCTTGTTCTCATCCTCGGATCGATCTTGCAGCTTCCTGCAGAAGTGACCGTTCGCAGCAGCCATACCGCCAGTATAAGCTCGATGGAGCGACGGATGGATGATAATCTTCTTGCCACGGCGTCGGAAGACGGATCGGTCAAGATATGGAACACTCGTGAGGGGTTTTTGGTATCTTCCATCCAGGCAAGTCATCTGGCGATCCCAAAACTTGCCATCCATCCGAAGCTTCCGAGAGTTGCACTGGTGACGACCGATGGAATCAACACCTTCAGAGTAGAGTTGTGGGATTGGGAAACAAAGGAACAGATATTCTCAAAGAAAATCGAGGAGATCCCTCTGTTTATAGCATTCTCTCCCTCCGGTTCTCTTCTCATATATGCAGAAACCGATTGGCAAAGCCTTATCTTTCTCAACGCCGAAAAGGGGTTCGAAGAGCATAAAATCAAGGAAGGCTTCGGCATTGTCTCCGCCGTCTTTATAACGGCCTCGGAAAAAACGCTGCTTGCTTACACTCCCTCGGGAACCCTGCGATATTTTGATCTCTCTACAGGAGAGGCAAAGGCAAATCCCATAAGAACAAAAAGTGGGCTCAATCAGGTACAGTTCACCGACGATGGGCTCTTTCTCTTCGGCATAGAGGGAAATACCCTCTATGCTGTAAGCCTTGTAAACGGGTCGATTGTTTCAAAACAGGATATTAAGGGGCTTCTGTCGATCTCCTATGATCCGGATAGTTCAAATATCGCGGTGCTTTCTCAGCAGGCAACGGAAACGGAGCTCAGCATTTTCAGTATTATCAGGGATAGTGGCTCACTCCGTTTTGAAAAGCGCAATCTGCCGATTAAAACGGGACGCTACATCCCCCACATCATCTCTTTTCGGGATGAGATGCTTTTCTCCGGTGATAACGAGGGAGAAATCCTGCTCCACCAGCTCTATTCGGGAGAAACCGTTGTCTTTGCGCGACCGAGAATCGCTGCCATAGCCGATTTCGATTTTTCAGAACGAGGAATGTTACTAAGCCTTAAAAGCGGCGAAATGGTTCTTATCGAATCTGATCTTTTTTCAACAAACGGTAATCAGGCAAGTTTTTTCCGTACAAAGAGTTTTAACGCACCCTACAACACAGCTGCCGGGGCCGTTGTCCTGAAGGACGGATCGTTTCTGGTCTTCCCAACCGCAAGCGCTCCGGCACCGCTTTTTCGCCTCGATCCCTCTCTCGGGACTTTTACCAGGATCGGAGAGGTGCAAAACCCCGTTGTCGAGGCGGGTAATGCCGATCAGGAAGGAAATATCATACTGGTGGAGGCGTCAGGGACAGTTTCCATTTTGTCTCCTTCAGGAAGAAAAAACCTTTCGCAAAGTTCCTTCGGAATACGATCGGCTGCAAAAGTATCTGATACAAATATCATTGCCGGCCGCAGCAATACCGGAACCCTCTCTTCTTCCCTTTTAAAAATCGACATGCAAACGGGGGAGACTGTTCCCGTTACAAACAGAGATATCCTTGTCTTTCGAACCACGTACAACGATATAACAAAGAGTCTCTACACATTAGGATATGAGGAACGACGGGGGCAACTTCGTACAGTGCTGAAAAGTCATGGCGGTCACGCCTTCGAGAGGGAATCCACCCTTCTTACCTATCCAGGAGAAGATCCCGATGCTTCCTTCGTAGCCGATCCCAACGGTACCGACCTTTACACGTCCCTCGGATACTCAGGGGTCCTGCTGCTTAAGTGGGACGGTTTTACCTCTCTTGAACGAATCGAGCACATTCCCAGAAGGCTTGCCCTACATAAAAACCTACTTTTCTCCCTGAACCGAGATTACTCAATTTCGATGTGGTCAAAGAATGACGGCAGGGCACTTCTGACATTTTATCTCTTCGATGATAGTAATTGGGCTGCTGTTTATGAAGATGGCGCCACCTTTTCATCGCCTGAAGCAAAGAAGCTTTTGCATACAAAGTAA